The DNA sequence ATCGAAGCCATCTTCAAAGCCTTTGCGCAAAGCCTGCGCATCGCGATGGCCGACTCCGACGTGCAGCGCTTGCCTTCCTCAAAAGGAGTGATCGAATGATAGCAATCGTTGATTATGGTTTGGGGAACATCGCGAACCTGACGAATGCCATCCGTTTTCTGGGCTATGAAACGGTCCTGACGCATGACGAAGCAGAATTGCGCAAGGCGGACGTCATTGTCCTGCCTGGTGTGGGCCATTTCAAGGATGCCATCGAGCGGATCGATGCGATCGGTTTGCGGGAACTCCTTACTGAGTTGGAGCAGACGAAGCCTTTCATCGGTATCTGTCTCGGTATGCAACTCCTGTTCCAGCACAGCGAAGAAGGCGATGTGGATGGGTTGGGCTTTTTGCCTGGCGAAGTGAAATACATCGTCAGCGATTTGCCGGTTCCGCATTTGGGCTGGAACAATCTGCATTCAAGCCAACCGGGCTTGGACAAGGATGTCTATTTCATCCATTCCTACAAGGTAGTGACCGACGAAAATGTTGTGGCAACGGCGGATTATGGTCAGGAAATCGTGGCTATCGTCCAGAAGGATAACGTCATCGGCATCCAGTTCCACCCGGAAAAAAGCGGGGATTACGGTCTGGAAATTTTGAACCAAGCTTTGCAAGGGGGATGGAAATAAATGATAGAGATTTGGCCGGCGATCGACTTGATCGACAACAAGAGTGTCCGTCTGACCGAAGGGGACTACGGAACGAAAGAAGAAATGCAGCGCACGCCTCAGGAAGCCATCGCTTTTTATGCGCAATATGAACAAGTGAAACGCATCCATATAGTGGATCTGATGGGCGCCTTGAACCAAAAACCGGAAGAGACACCGTTCATCGAGCAACTTTTGCAACAGAGCGCATTGCCTGTCGAAATCGGCGGGGGCATCCGTTCCGAAGAAACCATCAAGCACTATTTCGAAAAAGGCGCCAGCTATGTGATCGTCGGGACGAAAGGGCTGCAGGATCTGCCATGGTTGGCTGAGATGACGGCGAAATATCCCGGCAAGATCTACTTGGGTCTGGATGCAAAAGGCGAACTGGTCGCCGTGAACGGCTGGACCGAAACGGGCCGCCAGACCATCTATGATGTCGTGGAAGCGACGAATCCGATGGCTTTGGGCGGCATCATCTATACGGATATCTCGAAAGACGGCAAGATGGCCGGACCGAACTTTGAGTTGACGGGCAAGCTTGTCGAACTCTCGACCCATCCCATAACTGCATCTGGCGGCGTCCGCAACATCGAAGACATCAAAAAATTGGAAGCTTTGGGTGTGGCGGCAGCGATCGTCGGCAAAGCGGCCAATACGGATGCCTTCTGGGAGGGCTTGGCATGATAAAGAAACGGATCATTCCCTGCCTGGATGTGAAGGACGGCACGGTCGTAAAAGGGATCCAATTCAAGGGGTTGCGCGAAATCGGCGATCCGGTCGAATTGGCGAAGCGCTACAATGCTTTGGGTGCGGATGAACTGGTCTTTCTGGACATCTCCGCAACCGAAACCGGGCACAACCTGATGATTGATGTCATCCGCAAAACGGCGCAACAGCTGTTCATCCCGATGACGATCGGCGGCGGCATCAAATCGACGGATGACATTTCCCGGTTGCTCAATGCTGGAGCCGATAAAGTCAGCCTGAATTCATCGGCGTTGGCGAATCCGCAGCTGATCAAGGAAGCGAGCGACAAGTTCGGCAGCCAATGCATCTGCATCGCTGTCGATGCGAAATGGGAAGCCGATAAAGAGGAATGGTATTGCTATACCCACGGCGGCAAAAAACGGACCGACATCAAGACGTTGGACTGGGTGCAGCAAGTGGAAGCGCTGGGGGCCGGCGAATTGCTGGTCACCAGCATGGATTATGATGGCATGAAGCAAGGCTTCGATCACCGTTTGCTGAACAAAATCCAAGCCTTGGTATCGATCCCTGTCATCGCTTCCGGAGGCGGCGGCAATGCCCAGCATTTCGCCGCCTTGTTCAAGGAAACAGATGTATCGGCAGGATTGGCAGCTTCAATCTTCCATGATGAAGAAGTGTCAATCGCCGAAGTGAAAGAATGCTGCACGGAGAATGGAGTGGATATGCGCAATGTCTAAATACGATGCACTAGTGCCTGATTTTTCGAAAGGGTTATTGACTGTCGTTCTTCAGCACTTTACGAACAAAAATGTTTTGATGGTCGGCTTCATGAATGAAGAGGCCTTCGAATTGACGAAACGGGACGAGGTTGTCTGGTTCTTTTCCAGAAGCAAGAACCGGCTCTGGAAAAAAGGCGAGTCCAGCGAGCATTACCAGTTCGTGAAGGACATGTATCTGGACTGCGATCAGGATGCGTTGCTCATCATGATTGATCCGGCTGGCCCGACTTGCCACCGTAACACGGAAAGCTGTTTCGATGTGCCGGTTGCCTTTGGTTTGGATGACTTGGAAGAGACGATCCGCCAGCGCGCTGTCGGACATGATGAAAAGTCCTATACAAACTACTTGTTGGATAAGGGAACAGATAAAATCGCAAAGAAATTCGGTGAAGAGGCTTTCGAAGTCGTCATCGGCGCAAAAAATCACGACAAAGAAGAAGTCGCCAACGAAACGGCAGACCTGCTTTACCACCTCGGCGTACTCCTGTACGACCAAGGCGTCGACGTTGCCGATGTGACCAAAGTCCTAATCGAACGCCACCAAAAGAAAAACAACTTCAAAGGCGAAAGAAAAGATGTAGATAATTACTAGGATACGATGAATTGCGGGTAGGGGATGAGCACTAAGAGGACATTACGAGAACGGCCGCTTTTTGGCCGTGACGTAATGTCAGCTTAGGCGGAATCCCCTGCAATTCAGAGTTCAACTACTAGGATACGATGAATCCCGTCCTTGATTTATCCGGTAACCGGAGCTATCCCTTGACAGAAGGGGCAGTTTCGGTTATTTTTTGTCTTGAAGAGAGAATGTTTCCATATTAAACAAAAATGGGGCGATGACGATGAACGTGTTGGCTGTGGAACTGTCTATGCGGCTTTTTGATTCCAATTCTCTGAAGGACAAGCGCAGCGTTGTGAAAAGCATCCTTGCCAAGATGCATCAACGGTACAATGTCAGCATTGCGGAAGTATCGGCACAGGATATGTTGAACCAGGCCGTCATCGGATTGGCGGTTGTCAACAGCTCCCGGGTCCTATGCCAACAAATCGTGGATAAAATCATTGAGGAAATTGAATCGAACTATCCGGTGGAAATCTACCAAATCAACGAAGTCGAATAAGAAGCTGAAGGAGCTGTATCAGAACCGGAATAGGATTTTCTGGTTTTGATACAGCCCTTTTTAATTCAATCCCTATTTTATTTCTTGTAGCATCCTGGATGTCCGATTTATCTGGATTATCGGACAACGAACGGATCTGACGAACCCTGGTTGTCCGATTCAATCGAATTATCGGACAACGAATGCATCCTACGAGCTCTGGATGTCCGATTCATTCGGAATATCAGACAACGAACGCATCGTACGAGCTCTGGATGTCCGATTCATCTGGATTATCGGACATCTAGCGCTCCCGTTAGGGCTGCTGCCCGCAAAGAATGGGCTGTCTACGTATGAGACAGCCCATTGATCGGTTATTTGAAGACTTTAAGGAGCTCGTAGCGGAAAGAAATGTATGTGTAATTTTGGCGATTGTACATCTCGCGCGCCGTATCCGCTGCATCAGCCACCAAAAGGACGGTCTTCCCGTCGGCATGCTCCATCACGAATTGTTGCAGCGCCGTTCCGATCCCTTTGCACCGGGAATCTATGGCGACATAGAAATTATCTATTTCAATGCTGTCCTCTTTCAGATAAAGGTCGATGGAACCGACCGCTTCATCAGAGCATAGGGCCACGATGGGACGGAAGGCCGGATTTTCGAATTTAGCTTGGGTGTAGGGTTGCTTCTGTTTCGCGAATTCCTCGCTGACTTCCTTGTCTGCCTGGGCGGATAAAGACAGATAGGCACTGCGGTTCTCGGCGTTCACCCAGTCCACTCTGACGTCGGAAGGCGTTTCATAAATCCGCGTCGGCACAAAGGTTCCGGGAGGAGCCGCGTACAACTCCAATACATCCAGGCTGAAATCGTTCGATCCCAGATAGGAAATAATCGGCTGCGGAATTTCACAATCTTCGGGCCAAATGAATTTTATGAAATCCTGGCCATTTTTTTGGTGCTCTGATTTCAAATAAGCTTCCGTCTCCACGAATTCAGCGAAGGTGGGGACGCGATGGAAAATCACATAATTTTCGATGTGCATGAAAAAAGCTTCTTCATTGCGATTGTGCGTGTACAGAGAGGTTTCTTTGGCTATAGACTTGCTGTGTTCGATATCCTTGAAAGAAAAGGTCATTTTTGGACTCCTTAAAAAGAAAAATTGATGCAGGCTTCAAGATATGATAGCATAGGAAAGGAATTTGTTACAATAAGCCGAAACAGGATAAGCGGCGGAATCGCTGGAAACACATGCCAAAAGCAGCGGCGTGTGCTCCGCGTTCGACCATTATCAAGTGTTTGCGCTTGTGTTTTTTAATAGATAGGAGATATAAATGAGAGATTATCAAAAATTGTACGAGAACATAAAGGCTTTTCATAAATTGAAACCTTGGGACAAAATGAAAGACACGGACGTCGTCGGAATCAAATATTCCGATCGCAAGGAGCCTGTATTCTTTGCTTTGGATGGGCTGGATGAGGACAGCATAGGATTGAGTGTGTTCAGGGATGTTTCGGAATACATTCTCTACTTGGATCTGTTGGAGTCTGAGTTCACGGAAGCGGATGGCATCGGGGAATACACCGAAAAGCTGAAGAACATCAGACTTGAATTCGTCGACCGAAGCAAACTGGAAGAAATCGACTATAACCGCATCCGCACAACGGATGTCAAATTCCGCGGCAAGAAAGCTTGGCCGGAACTGCTGGATTTTACGCCAGGCTTTGTTCCTTGGTCGGCTACCGAAGAGGACATCGCTCTTTTTGAGCGGGTACTGGAGAGCTTTTTGGAAATGTTCCCCACCTACAGCAAACTGGACTTTGACAAGTCCTTTGCGGCAGATGACGTTCCGACTCGCTACTATTACCAAGCAGGAACAAAGGACAGCGTTTGGAAATTGAAAGAAGAACATATCCTCGCGTTCCTGACTGGCGGCGAATTGACGAAAGGCCCATACGATCTGATGCTTTCCCAGTTCGAAATCCGTCGTCTGATGATGGAGAAGAAAACGTTCTTAAGAAACACCTTCGAAGTAGATTTGTTCTATTTACCGCAACCAATCACCTTCAAAGAAGGGGAACGGCCGCGTTTTGTGAAGATGATGGCCATCGCGGATAAGAAATCAGGGGAAGTTCTTCTGGCTACAGTGCTGACTTCCGATAAATCACGCGATATCCAATTCGAACTGTACAAATACCTGTTTGAAGCGAAAGTCTTCCCTGCAAAAATCGAGATGCGCGGCGACAGCGTGTTGGAAACCTACGAAATGTTGGTTCCCTTGTTGGATGAGCTGGACATCGCACACAGCGAAAAGAGCAAACTGCGAAAAATCGAGGCATTCCGCAAAAGCCTTGCGGAAGATATCTTCTAATGAAACAGCCCGTTTTTCTGAAATAAGCATCATAAAAAACAAAACAATTTTGCGTTCCGTAAAAAATTGTTTTGTTTTTTGTTATTTTCAAAATAAATGGTAAAATGGTTAAGAAGAAAAGACAACGAACTAATGCACGCCTCAGAGCTTATTTTGTTCCGGATAAAGGGGTTTTTACGTGTTCAATCAAGAGAATGTAAAGTTACTGACGAATACAGAGTTAAAGGTATACGAGTACATTGTACAGCATACCCAAAAAGTCATCCGTATGAGCGTTCGTGAGATCGCATCCGAGACCCATGTATCGCCGGCGACAGTTACGCGGACCATCAGCAAGCTGGGTTTCGAAAATATCTGGGAGTGCAAGCTGCATCTGAAGGAAATGGACAACCGCAAACACAATAAGAAGGTGTTTGAAACTTCGGAAATCGTCGAAGAGTTTTTCAGCCGTTCCATGCAATCCGAATATGAGGAAAAAATCCACTCCGCAGTTGAGTTGATAGCAAATTCCGACGTTGCCGTTTTCTTTGGCATCGGCACGTCTGGATTGGTTGCTGCCTATGCATCCCGACAGTTTTCAAACCTGGGTCAAAGCACCTTCCATATCCAAGACCCCTATTATCCATTCCATTTGATCAGCAGACAATATACAAACACAGTAGCGATTGTTTGTTCCGTTTCCGGAGAAACAGAAATCATGTTAAGAAAAGTGGGCGATTTGAAGAGTCTGGGGAGCAAAATCATCAGCATTACGAATTCCTCCACCAATTCATTGGCAAGACAGTCAGAAATCAACCTCGCTTATCATCTGACACCAGAATACGTGGACGAAGAGGTAAACGTAACTTCCCAATTGCCGGCCGTATTTTTAATTGAAACACTGGCAAGACGCAATTATAACTACATGCAACAAATGCGCAACGATAAGGCTTGAAGCCAGGTTAAGCTGAAACAAATCGTTTCTTTTCTGAAACGTCATTCCAAAAGCTGATTATCGTTCCTTTACGAGGTGAAACTGTTTACATTTCGTTCACAAACTCTATAATAAGCTTATGTTGAAAAACAGAAAGCGCATCCGCGATTGCAAAGCCGCTCTTTTTAAAGAAAGAGCATTTGTTTTCCAAATGGATGTAACCGCTTAAAGGCAGGCGGCTTACTGATTGAAAGCCGATTGGAAGGAATGAGAGTATGTATCATAAGAAATTGAAACCGTTTAAAGAAGGTTTTTTATGGGGGTCCGCAACCAGCGCATATCAAGTTGAAGGCGCATGGGACGAAGACGGTAAAGGCCCATCAGTTCAGGACGTGAAGGAAATCGTTCCCGACACTTCCGATTTTAAAGTAGCTACTGACCATTACCACCACATGCAGGAAGATATCGCGTTGTTGGCTGAGATGGGATTCAAAACCTATCGCTTCTCGATTTCATGGTCACGGGTCATTCCGGACGGTGACGGCGAAGTCAATCCGAAAGGACTTCAGTTCTACAGCGATTTGATTGATGAATGTCTGAAATACGGTATCGAACCGTTAGTGACGGTCTACCACTTTGACTTGCCGCAAGGACTTGCTGAAAAAGGCGGCTGGGAAAACCGTGCCACAATCGATGCTTTTGTCCGCTACTGCGATGTCCTCTTCGATAACTTAGGAGACCGCGTCAAATTATGGCTGACGATCAATGAACAAAACATGATGATTCTTCACGGCGCTGCAGTCGGTACAGGTGAAAGCACTTTGAAATCCTTGTACCAACAAAACCACCACATGCTTGTTGCGCAAGCGATGGTGATGAACAACTGCCACGAAAAATTACCGCATGTGAAAATCGGACCGGCACCGAACATATCGGCCGTCTATCCGAAATCGAACAACCCAGCGGATGTCCAAGCAGCCGATCTGTATACCGCAATCCGTAACTGGCTTTATCTGGATATCGCCGTGTATGGTGTATACAATCACCAAGTGTGGGCTTACCTGGAAGAAAATGAAGCCCTGCCTGATATGGAACCGGGTGATTTGGAGATACTGAAATCCGCGGAATGTGATTTCATCGCCTTCAACTACTACAACAGCTCGACTGTTCAAGCCTATCCAGCCGGAACGGAACGCGCAACAGGCAAAAAAGATCAGCAATTATCAGATAGCCAAGAAGGATTCTTCGCAGGATCCGACAATGAGCATCTTCCTTATACTGAATTCGGTTGGCAGATCGACCCTACTGGATTCCGCACGACGATTAACCAAATTTACTCTCGTTATCGTAAACCCCTGATCGTTACTGAAAACGGTTTAGGTGGTATTGATAAGCTGGAAGATGGGAAGGTCCATGATAACTATCGGATCGACTATCTCCGCAACCATATCGAACAGATGAACCTGGCAGTTACGGATGGAGCAGATGTGTTCGGTTATTGCACCTGGAGTGCGATTGATCTCATCAGCACCCACCAAGGGTTCCGCAAGCGTTATGGCTTTGTTTACGTCAACCGGGAAGACTTCGATCTCAAAGATCTGAAGAGATACCGGAAAGATAGTTTCTATTGGTATAAAGGAGTGATCGCGTCAAACGGAGGAAAACTGGAAGGTTAGAGGTAGAAAGCAAGAATAGTTTTTCGCACCATCCATTGTTGATAAAGAACAGCGGCAAGTGAATGCGGAAAACGAAGGCCCATTGTTCTGAGACTGACTGGCAGAATCCGGACAAGCAATCATATCAATTTATTTTACTGTTTTCGAAGACGGCACGCTGTCTTCACAAGTGTTCCTAACAGAGGAGGATTTTATTATGGATAAATTCTTAGAATTTTTAGAAGGAAAATTGGGTCCTATAGCGTATAAATTAAATGCAAACCGTTACTTATCGGCAATTAAAGAAGGTTTCTTCGGAGCGATGTCACTATTGATCATCGGCTCCATGTTCCTATTAGTTGCTAACTTACCAATTCCAGGATACGCTGATTTCATGGCAGGTGTTTTCGGCGCTGACTGGACACAATTCTTCATGGTTCCATTCGATATGACCATGAACATCATGACAATCTTCGTTATGATCGGGATGGCGAAAGATTTATGCAAAACCTATGGAATTGATGATGTAGCAGGGATTATTTATGCGCTTGTTGGATTCCTTATTTTGACACCGTCAATCTTAAGCACCGATAATGCAGCAGGAATCCCAATGGGAAACTTGAGTGCTAGCGGATTGTTCTTAGGTATGATGAGTACTGTTTTGGCAGTTGAAATTGTACGTTTCGTTTTGGGCAGAGGATGGACAATCAAAATGCCAGATTCGGTTCCTGCAAACGTTGCGAGATCATTTGATGCCTTAATACCTGGCTTGTTTGTTATCTTGGTATTCGATATTTTGAAATTGATTTTTGCTATGACATCATTTGAAACAGCCCAAGCATTCATTTTTGAAATTATTCAAGCACCATTGACTAGTATTGGTGCCACGTTACCAGCGACAATCCTTGTAGTCATCTTAGAAACACTATTGTTCTCATTCGGCTTGCATGGTCCAAATATCTTGGGTGCGGTAATGAACCCAATTTGGTTGACACTGACTGCTGAAAATGCTAGTGCATATGCAGCAGGAGAAGTATTACCAAACATCGTCAATGCTCAATTCTATGCAAATTTCATTAAAATTGGTGGTGCTGGAGCAACTTTTGGACTAGCGTTATTGTGTTTATTCGTTGCAAAATCGAGCCAATTCAAAACGTTGGGTAAGTTAGCAATCGGACCCGCAATATTTAACATCAACGAACCGTTGATCTTTGGTATGCCAATCGTATTGAATCCTATCTTGATGATTCCATTCATTGTGTCACCGGTAGTCATGACTACCTTAACGTATATCTTGATGAACATTGGCTTGATTCCACTTACAAATGGGGTAAACATACCTTGGACTACACCACCAATTATTTCTGGATTCCTTATAAGCGGCTGGCAAGGTGCTGTATGGCAAGTAATCGAAATGGGCTTAAGTGCTTTAATCTTCTACCCATTCTTCAAATTGGAAGATAACAAAGCTTACCAAATCGAAATGGGTCAAATCGAAGCTGATGAATCAGGCAACGTAGTAGCATAATCATATAACGTCAAAATGAGCCCCTTTCATAGGGGCTCAAATTAGATATAAGGATGGGGAAATATTATGGCAGACAAAACAATCATGTTAGTATGTGCAGCTGGGATGAGCACCAGCTTACTTGTATCAAAAATGCAAAAAGCGGCGGTGGCACAAGGATTGGACGCTGATATTTTCGCAGTATCCGCTTCAGAAGCAGACGCACATTTGGCTAAGCAAAAAATCGACGTCCTGATGTTGGGACCTCAAGTCAAATACATGAAGAAACAATTCGAAGATAAAGTTGCCGGCACTGACACAAAAATGGATGTCATCAACATGCAGGACTACGGCATGATGAACGGCGAAAAAGTATTGAAAACAGCTCTTACTTTAATGGGCGAATAATAACAACACTGAAGGAGTAACTCTAATGGCAGAACCAAAAAACCTGGATGTCATCATGCAGTTGATCATGCATGGGGGCGATGCAAAAGGAAATGCGATTGAAGCGATCGAAGCGGCAAAAGCAGGAGACTTTGCATTAGCAAACGAAAAAATCAGTGAATCGGAAAAAGCATTGGTGGAAGCCCACCATGCGCAGACCGGTCTGTTGACACAAGAAGCATCAGGCGATGCAGTGGAATTGTCCTTATTGATGGTCCACGGACAAGATCACTTGATGACGTCCATAGCATTCAAAGACTTGGCGAAAGAAATCGTCGAAATCTATGAGAAAATCGCAAAATAGTCACTGATCACCAAACATAGATGGACCATAAATCGCTCATATGATTTATGGTCCATTTCGCATTTTTAAAATCAAAAACAAACTAAACAGAAAGCGGGTCATGATATGCAACACAAAAAAATGAAGGATTTTCCGGAAGACTTTTTATGGGGCTCTGCCTCGGCCGCCTATCAAGTCGAAGGGGCTTGGGATGAAGATGGGAAAGGCGTATCTGTCTGGGATACCTTTGTCAGGATTCCTGGCAAGACTTTTAAAGGCACGAACGGGGATGTAGCGGTTGATCACTACCACCGGTTCAAAGAGGATGTTGCGCTGATGGCTGAACAAGGGCTGAAGGCTTACCGTTTCTCGATTGCGTGGAGCCGGATTTTCCCTCACAACATGCAGGAAGTGAACGAAAAAGGTCTGCAGTTCTATGACGATCTGATCGATGAATTGCTGGCGAATCATATTGAACCGGTTGTCACGTTGTATCATTGGGATATCCCGCAGTATCTGCAGGATGAATATCTGGGCTGGGAATCCCGTCAGGTAATCGAAGACTTTACAACTTATTCAGAAACCGTGTTCCGGAGATATGGTGATCGGGTCAACTATTGGGTAACATTGAATGAACAAAATGTCTTCATTTCCCATGGCTACTTGATGGCCACCCATCCGCCGGCAGTGAAAGATCCGAAACGGATGTACCAAGCCAACCATCATGCAAATTTAGCGAATGCATCGGCCATCAAAAAATACCGTTCGCTTGGATTTCAAGGGAAAATCGGTCCGAGTTTCGCTTATTCGCCAGGCTATCCTATTGATGCCCGGCCCGAGAATGTTTTGGCGGCGGAGAACTTCGATGAACTGAATGCTTATTTTTGGATGGATGTCTATGCCAAGGGGGAGTACCCTTCGGTCATCTGGAATTGGTTGGAAGAGAATGATTTGTTGCCCGAAACGCTTCCGGAAGATTTTGAGGTATTGAAAGCCGGTAAACCGGATTTCATGGGCGTGAATTATTATCAGACATCAACTGTTGCCGCAAACCCATTGGATGGCATCGGCGTCGGGACGCCGAACTATTCCGGTGAAAAGGGAAGTACGGAAAGAGGCGGGACTCCAGGCGTCTTCAAAGAAGTGCTGAATCCATTTGTCGAAAAAACCAATTGGGATTGGGATATCGATCCAGTTGGGCTACGGATTGCCTTGCGTCGGATCAACAGCCGCTACGGATTGCCGATATTGATAACCGAAAACGGATTGGGCGAATACGACAAGCTTGAAGACGGAGAAATCCATGACCAATACCGGATCGACTATTTGAACGACCATGCCAAAGCGGTTCAGGAAGCCATCACGGATGGGGTCACAGTGCTTGGCTACTGCACTTGGAGCTATACCGATCTTTTGAGCTGGTTGAATGGTTATCAAAAGCGCTATGGGTT is a window from the Trichococcus shcherbakoviae genome containing:
- the hisH gene encoding imidazole glycerol phosphate synthase subunit HisH, producing MIAIVDYGLGNIANLTNAIRFLGYETVLTHDEAELRKADVIVLPGVGHFKDAIERIDAIGLRELLTELEQTKPFIGICLGMQLLFQHSEEGDVDGLGFLPGEVKYIVSDLPVPHLGWNNLHSSQPGLDKDVYFIHSYKVVTDENVVATADYGQEIVAIVQKDNVIGIQFHPEKSGDYGLEILNQALQGGWK
- the hisA gene encoding 1-(5-phosphoribosyl)-5-((5-phosphoribosylamino)methylideneamino)imidazole-4-carboxamide isomerase; amino-acid sequence: MIEIWPAIDLIDNKSVRLTEGDYGTKEEMQRTPQEAIAFYAQYEQVKRIHIVDLMGALNQKPEETPFIEQLLQQSALPVEIGGGIRSEETIKHYFEKGASYVIVGTKGLQDLPWLAEMTAKYPGKIYLGLDAKGELVAVNGWTETGRQTIYDVVEATNPMALGGIIYTDISKDGKMAGPNFELTGKLVELSTHPITASGGVRNIEDIKKLEALGVAAAIVGKAANTDAFWEGLA
- the hisF gene encoding imidazole glycerol phosphate synthase subunit HisF, producing MIKKRIIPCLDVKDGTVVKGIQFKGLREIGDPVELAKRYNALGADELVFLDISATETGHNLMIDVIRKTAQQLFIPMTIGGGIKSTDDISRLLNAGADKVSLNSSALANPQLIKEASDKFGSQCICIAVDAKWEADKEEWYCYTHGGKKRTDIKTLDWVQQVEALGAGELLVTSMDYDGMKQGFDHRLLNKIQALVSIPVIASGGGGNAQHFAALFKETDVSAGLAASIFHDEEVSIAEVKECCTENGVDMRNV
- the hisIE gene encoding bifunctional phosphoribosyl-AMP cyclohydrolase/phosphoribosyl-ATP diphosphatase HisIE, with protein sequence MSKYDALVPDFSKGLLTVVLQHFTNKNVLMVGFMNEEAFELTKRDEVVWFFSRSKNRLWKKGESSEHYQFVKDMYLDCDQDALLIMIDPAGPTCHRNTESCFDVPVAFGLDDLEETIRQRAVGHDEKSYTNYLLDKGTDKIAKKFGEEAFEVVIGAKNHDKEEVANETADLLYHLGVLLYDQGVDVADVTKVLIERHQKKNNFKGERKDVDNY
- a CDS encoding DUF503 domain-containing protein; its protein translation is MTMNVLAVELSMRLFDSNSLKDKRSVVKSILAKMHQRYNVSIAEVSAQDMLNQAVIGLAVVNSSRVLCQQIVDKIIEEIESNYPVEIYQINEVE
- a CDS encoding GNAT family N-acetyltransferase translates to MTFSFKDIEHSKSIAKETSLYTHNRNEEAFFMHIENYVIFHRVPTFAEFVETEAYLKSEHQKNGQDFIKFIWPEDCEIPQPIISYLGSNDFSLDVLELYAAPPGTFVPTRIYETPSDVRVDWVNAENRSAYLSLSAQADKEVSEEFAKQKQPYTQAKFENPAFRPIVALCSDEAVGSIDLYLKEDSIEIDNFYVAIDSRCKGIGTALQQFVMEHADGKTVLLVADAADTAREMYNRQNYTYISFRYELLKVFK
- a CDS encoding DUF6930 domain-containing protein, translating into MRDYQKLYENIKAFHKLKPWDKMKDTDVVGIKYSDRKEPVFFALDGLDEDSIGLSVFRDVSEYILYLDLLESEFTEADGIGEYTEKLKNIRLEFVDRSKLEEIDYNRIRTTDVKFRGKKAWPELLDFTPGFVPWSATEEDIALFERVLESFLEMFPTYSKLDFDKSFAADDVPTRYYYQAGTKDSVWKLKEEHILAFLTGGELTKGPYDLMLSQFEIRRLMMEKKTFLRNTFEVDLFYLPQPITFKEGERPRFVKMMAIADKKSGEVLLATVLTSDKSRDIQFELYKYLFEAKVFPAKIEMRGDSVLETYEMLVPLLDELDIAHSEKSKLRKIEAFRKSLAEDIF
- a CDS encoding MurR/RpiR family transcriptional regulator produces the protein MFNQENVKLLTNTELKVYEYIVQHTQKVIRMSVREIASETHVSPATVTRTISKLGFENIWECKLHLKEMDNRKHNKKVFETSEIVEEFFSRSMQSEYEEKIHSAVELIANSDVAVFFGIGTSGLVAAYASRQFSNLGQSTFHIQDPYYPFHLISRQYTNTVAIVCSVSGETEIMLRKVGDLKSLGSKIISITNSSTNSLARQSEINLAYHLTPEYVDEEVNVTSQLPAVFLIETLARRNYNYMQQMRNDKA
- a CDS encoding glycoside hydrolase family 1 protein, translating into MYHKKLKPFKEGFLWGSATSAYQVEGAWDEDGKGPSVQDVKEIVPDTSDFKVATDHYHHMQEDIALLAEMGFKTYRFSISWSRVIPDGDGEVNPKGLQFYSDLIDECLKYGIEPLVTVYHFDLPQGLAEKGGWENRATIDAFVRYCDVLFDNLGDRVKLWLTINEQNMMILHGAAVGTGESTLKSLYQQNHHMLVAQAMVMNNCHEKLPHVKIGPAPNISAVYPKSNNPADVQAADLYTAIRNWLYLDIAVYGVYNHQVWAYLEENEALPDMEPGDLEILKSAECDFIAFNYYNSSTVQAYPAGTERATGKKDQQLSDSQEGFFAGSDNEHLPYTEFGWQIDPTGFRTTINQIYSRYRKPLIVTENGLGGIDKLEDGKVHDNYRIDYLRNHIEQMNLAVTDGADVFGYCTWSAIDLISTHQGFRKRYGFVYVNREDFDLKDLKRYRKDSFYWYKGVIASNGGKLEG
- a CDS encoding PTS sugar transporter subunit IIC; translated protein: MDKFLEFLEGKLGPIAYKLNANRYLSAIKEGFFGAMSLLIIGSMFLLVANLPIPGYADFMAGVFGADWTQFFMVPFDMTMNIMTIFVMIGMAKDLCKTYGIDDVAGIIYALVGFLILTPSILSTDNAAGIPMGNLSASGLFLGMMSTVLAVEIVRFVLGRGWTIKMPDSVPANVARSFDALIPGLFVILVFDILKLIFAMTSFETAQAFIFEIIQAPLTSIGATLPATILVVILETLLFSFGLHGPNILGAVMNPIWLTLTAENASAYAAGEVLPNIVNAQFYANFIKIGGAGATFGLALLCLFVAKSSQFKTLGKLAIGPAIFNINEPLIFGMPIVLNPILMIPFIVSPVVMTTLTYILMNIGLIPLTNGVNIPWTTPPIISGFLISGWQGAVWQVIEMGLSALIFYPFFKLEDNKAYQIEMGQIEADESGNVVA
- a CDS encoding PTS sugar transporter subunit IIB; protein product: MADKTIMLVCAAGMSTSLLVSKMQKAAVAQGLDADIFAVSASEADAHLAKQKIDVLMLGPQVKYMKKQFEDKVAGTDTKMDVINMQDYGMMNGEKVLKTALTLMGE
- a CDS encoding PTS lactose/cellobiose transporter subunit IIA, translating into MAEPKNLDVIMQLIMHGGDAKGNAIEAIEAAKAGDFALANEKISESEKALVEAHHAQTGLLTQEASGDAVELSLLMVHGQDHLMTSIAFKDLAKEIVEIYEKIAK